In Humulus lupulus chromosome 6, drHumLupu1.1, whole genome shotgun sequence, a single genomic region encodes these proteins:
- the LOC133785651 gene encoding uncharacterized protein LOC133785651 — MVSELNCSSIASMARPTTRSQDGIHPTENSHSELIFDNPSAANPHPPSTAPRRTHTTRPPNRPNFGSKIPNPIGSPGDLPPGDSIPPPIHLRRLQSSVDRPAHEDLSSPFFLSAGDHPGLILVSSVLTGANYQSWKRAITMALAAKNKSGFIDGSIPRPDPGNPLLNSWIRCNDMSIMFFNFASDMWYDLAERFNEGNGPRIFQLQNQLTSLRQGDQSVTSYFTRLKSLWDELKEFQPNTTCTCGAMKALLDHYNQNQVLQFLTGLNESYSSVRAQILLNEPIPTLSRVFAMIVQEECQRTLGSSNLSSMASSICPTFFFQYDLHSIFQL, encoded by the exons atggtatcagagcttaATTGCTCCAGCATTGCTTCGATGGCCAGACCTACAACTCGTTCACAAGATGGTATTCATCCCACTGAGAACTCCCATTCTGAGCTGATCTTCGATAATCCTTCTGCTGCAAATCCTCATCCTCCATCGACGGCTCCACGGAGAACTCACACTACAAGACCACCCAATCGCCCAAATTTTGGCTCTAAAATTCCCAATCCAATAGGCTCTCCTGGCGATCTTCCTCCTGGTGATTCCATTCCACCACCGATTCATCTTCGACGTTTACAATCCTCAGTTGATCGACCCGCACATGAAGACTTATCCAGTCCCTTCTTCCTCAGCGCCGGAGATCACCCTGGGTTGATTTTGGTTTCTTCTGTTCTGACTGGAGCAAACTATCAATCATGGAAGCGAGCAATCACTATGGCCCTAGCCGCGAAAAACAAATCTGGTTTTATCGATGGTTCAATACCTCGTCCAGATCCTGGTAATCCTCTTCTCAATTCTTGGATTCGTTGCAATGACATG AGCATAATGTTCTTTAATTTTGCCTCTGATATGTGGTATGATCTTGCTGAAAGATTCAATGAGGGGAATGGACCCCGAATTTTCCAATTACAAAATCAACTCACAAGTCTGCGACAAGGTGATCAATCTGTCACCTCCTATTTTACCAGACTAAAATCTTTATGGGATGAACTCAAAGAGTTCCAACCCAACACTACTTGCACCTGTGGTGCAATGAAAGCTCTTCTTGATCACTACAATCAAAACCAGGTCCTCCAGTTCTTGACAGGTCTGAATGAATCATATTCATCTGTACGAGCTCAGATTCTTCTCAATGAACCAATTCCGACCCTATCCAGAGTGTTTGCCATGATTGTTCAAGAAGAGTGCCAAAGAACTCTTGGTTCTTCTAATCTTTCTTCAATGGCCTCTTCCATCTGTCCTACCTTCTTTTTTCAATATGATTTGCACTCAATTTTTCAACTTTAA